The Cynocephalus volans isolate mCynVol1 chromosome 5, mCynVol1.pri, whole genome shotgun sequence genomic sequence GTCAATCAGGGTATAGTGGTCTTTATCCAGATATTGGTCAAGTTCTATTATCCTTTCCTTAGAACACTGGGTCATTCCGTGATCACTTGTGATGATTAGGTTCAGAATGTTCCACAACTCAGCCTTTTTCAGCATTTGGATGAGATAGCCTAACTTGTTGTCAATATCTGAAATAACAGGCCCCATGAGTGGACTGTCAGGTCCCAACTGGTGGCCCATGTCATCAGGATCTTCCCAATAGAGAAGCCCAAGATTTATGGGCTCTTTTGATGTAAACCATTCAATAATTTTGGCAACTCTATCTTCAAATGAAACGGATTCATTGTAAGGCATGTAGTGAGTAGGAAATCTCTTATGTATTTTCACATCTGCTCCGGGCCACATGGCTGCACCACTAGTATGTCCTGCCCTCTGATTTGTGATCCATATTGGCGTTGCTTCTTCCCAAAACTCAGAATCATAAATATTCATGTGACCCAAGGAGAAAGATTTGTTCAGAATAGGATCAAACATCTCATTTGCAACAATCCCATGATTCTCTGCAAAGAGGCCAGTTACTAAAGTATAATGGTTAGGGTAGGtctttgtaataaaaatattagtaactTGCTTCACGTGAACACCAGATTTCATAACATAATGAAAATGGGGTGTTGGAACTTTATATAAGTAATCCCAACGGAATCCATCAAATGACACTAGTAGAACCTTCTGCTGGTCCGGTTGGAGAGAAAATGTAGTTGAAAGAGTTTGTGCAGCAAGTGTGAAGGACACCAAGAGAAATTTTGAAGTCATTTTCAAAGTACTTGATCAGTGTAAGATAATCTGTAGAATAAACATATAGAAGTTAAtggcaataattttattttgtatactttACCCCAAACTGAGAGTAATGGTGCTTAGTAATTACAGTTATATCATAAATCACAGCTGGGAAAAATTATGTGGCAGAATTCCATTTTAGACAAGAGACCTGGAGCTACACGTATAATAAAGCTAtgaagtttatttacatttttaaaacttttttattttccaagaatTTATTAAAACATCCCTCAAAGGAATTATTTAGATGAGCTCCccaacagcattttaaaatatataatttatgtacaaCTTGTCAGAAAGATTTTCAGGTTGACCCAAATTTCTGAGTTTTGATCAGAAACTCCTATATAGTAAATACCTGTGAACATATTTATCATTATGGCTAGACCAACTATAGGAACCTAACAAAAAGTATcattagaaaatttgaaaatagtgttggtattcttttttttttttgaagagaagaaatatacatttttggTTTACAAAGCCATCCCCTATATTTGATTGATCATAGTTAGAGGTATTActagagagagaggaaaatagaTGAACTTGGTTTCTTGAAGTGAAATAAAATTCGTGACATTGAAATATATTTGTGAAATGTAATCTGCACTAATTTATTAATGATCAAATCATAGCCTTTTTAAAGCTAAACAATTATATTCTAAACTAAGAATAAACAGAAACATAATTCTGAAATTTGAAGTTGACTTTCATAATGTTTAAATTAGTCAACATTTAATCTTAACAGTCATATGTGTAGAAAAAGCACTTCCCAGGATTAAATCTCTTTGCATTaaggttgttgttgttttttaaatttgcacaTATGTCTAAAAAGCTTTTATTCTATTCAGGAAAGCTAGTAAGAAGCAGTATGGACAAACAATACGTATGTAAATTTTGTCAGTTCTCATCAGGCTTGCAAATCAAGCGAGGATCTTTTGTTCCCCCCTTTTCCTGTCCATTCTTGCATAAAGGTATTTTTAAACCCACCAAAACTTCAATGTAACCATACTTTGtgcaaaaaaaattcttgatttcAGATCTTGTCATCTTCCTAATTTGAACACGCTGAAGACATTTTTAAACCTCGAAATTAGATCCTGTCTTTCCTTGCTACATTATAGGTGTGGGTAAATAAAAACTGCTTGGCATGCTTGCTTTGCTGAAACTGTGTGTAAACTATGCATATTGGCTGAGGgcaattaaatttgttttatttgttttttacctgTGATTTCACCTAGACATTACTTAAACTGAAATTGTTTTGCGTATTGGTTTCAAGACAATAGTTCAAAAACGAAATTTAAAAACGATTTCTTACATGGCAATGATTTTTCCGATTCTGgagggaaaattaaaaatagtagcaATAGGGGAAATGCAATTAGGGAACTGCGAATATATTTACTAACCTATCTGGCTGAGGATGGTGGTTCCTCcatccttctcccttctccccccaattctctctctttccttcctaccACAAAGAAGATTAGTAACCACCATATATAatttgagggagggagggagagagggagggggaggaggaggggggagagggggagagagagagagagagagagagagagagagagagagagagagagagagagagagagagagagagagagagagagagaatctacTACATAGAACACCTCATTTTCATCCGTCCTAGCAAATTAAGAATTATCAGCAATTGTGGTAAGCAGGAAAGAATTGCTTTCCTGGGACAAACCAACATAAGCAAAGATTAAATGCTGTATAAAGCCTAGGAATGTTTGGCAAGAAGAACCAGCATCATTATATCAATGACACAAAGCAATAAACagagaggtggaggtggggatgaAAGAAATcacaggtttctttcttttccatgcaCAAAATGCTGTACAAAGCAGTGGAATTCCTAGATCAGGGTCCAGATTTCACTGGGCTGCTTTCCAATTCCTCCTCCGCTCCAATCCTTCCCCCCCACAAACAGCCTTGGAAACCCGGAGGGAAGGGCGCCAATtaaagggaagaggagggaaagtgAAGGTGTAGGTTTGTGAAGAGCCAGTGGACGTCAAGGGGAGCGGATGTATCGTCCCATTTTCCCCACCTGAATTCCACCGTAGCCACAGAGAAGGATCGCGGGTAGAGTGCGTTCCCAATTCCCAGACATCCCGCCCACCGAGACCCTCAATGTGGGCTTTCTGTGTGTGCAGTGGCAAGGAGGGGGGATAGCTTTGGGGGCCCACGGGAGCCATGTGGGTCCCCGGGAGGCAAGCTGCTTTCCCCCCGGACTCACCCTCGCAGCGATCCGATCAGTGCGCATCCGTTTATGGCAGTGGGAGGGTGGGCCTGGAGAAAGCTCCCTCCCGCAGACCGGGGGTAACAGCCGGGAGGTGGCAGGAGTGAGGGATGCCCCCGATCCCGCAGCGGCTCACCTGCACGCTACCTAGGCGCACAGCACCTGACCCGCGCCGCCTCCCCGCCGCCCGCACCGCCTCCTGGCTCCCATTGGCTACGGCGGGATGGTCACCTCTGCCCGGGTTGCCGAGTGAAAGCCAGGCTCCTGGGAGTAGCTGCGCCGCCTGTCAATCaccgggggcggggcctgcgccCCGGGTCTGGAGAATGGAGTGGGAGGGAACTCACGGGAGCAAAGGGCCGACGAGGACCCAGCTGGGAGGCCCGAGAGGGTCGGGTTTCGCTGAGGGCCTCACGGTGCCAGGCCACCCGCAAAACCGTCCTGCAATGTGCCGCTTCTGGACGGCCAGTCGTGCTGTGGTCAGTGATGCGAAGAGATTATAATGCGCTACCGTAGCGGTTGGTGTTCTCTAACGCTGACTGTGTTTGTTTTATCACAGTTTTTGTTAAAAGCTACTTTTGTTCTCTTCTCTGATACTTGATCTCAAcctacccccaccccctgacCGCGTATTGGTGACCCTACGCGAAGGGCTTTGCTCTGAGGAACTCCTGAACACCCAAAGACGTCGATGGGACtatgaatttttctttaattatttttctttattagttgGTGCTACCTGCTTTGCCTCAGAAAGGATTTATTAATCTAATCATCTCTGCAGCCCCGATGTTTGCTGTTTAAGTTTTTGCAATTTAGGTCTCTAAGATAGATCTGCAATATACCTGAAAATGCACAAACTAAAGCAAGCCAGGCTCAGGCTTAATTTGCACAGGGAGAGAGCCTGAACAGCCACTCTCTGATAGTTGAGTCTGGGCTCCAGATTATGCTTTGAGCTTTGTTTCGAAATATGCATTAAAGCTATGAACTTCAGGCCTGATTTCTCTTTCAGAAAGTCTTCAACATTTCTGGGCTGTTAGTGgtcctgtttcttcttttctaaactgTAGTGGgttaactttacttttttttttttttttttgtaatcagtGGAATTTTTAGGCCCGAGGGAGTGTGGGCAggtacatagtttgcaaatttgATCCCAACTGTATTTATCATAAATTACGGCAGTGACATTGAACTACTCTGAAATGATTTGTCTGTCTACACAATTTGCAGCCCTAATTCTGACCTGATTAGATAGAATTCTAATGCTCTCTGCAATGGGCAACAATATCTGCTTGATTGTCACAATTTAAGTGTCAATATCTAATTAATCTGTAAAATTATCTGCAGTAGAGGCTTTAGCTCCTGTCTGGAGCTCACTCCCCCTGTCTGGTATGCTGCAGCTATACAGGGAATAGACATTAATgaaatgatgaaaacattttcggcatacttttttctctctcagcatCTGTTAGAGGGATAGTCCCTACTCCAACCTGCTAATTGGGTCATATCATCCTGAAGGGCATCTGGGCATGCTGCCACAGCCTTTTATTTGTGGTAACTTGAGTTTATGGTTTTCAACACGTGGGATGGGGATTAAAGAGGAGGCTAGTTTCTACGCTTAGCCAGACCCAAGGACAATGAAGTTGTACAGCTTGTTCCAAGTCCCCAAAGCCCTGTCCTTTGAAATTGTCCAAACTTGGAACGGCATGATCCAATTTTACAAGACCATGTCTCCCCAATATAGACCAATCCTGTATTCTCCCAAAACACTCAAAGAACAACTTATGCTTATCAGAGAGCAGGAGTAGCAAAAATGGGCCTTTTACATGGGTCACTGAACATTGTTGGACTATGTTCAAATGACAATCTGCCTTGCTCTGCAAACTTTTTATGGATGTCATGATAGTATTCACCAACTATCCCTGTAAAACAGATATGGTATAGCTGCTGACCACAGTACACAACATGGAAAATTATTCACAAGAGGCTCAGCAAGTGCCAGAAACACCTCCCAGATCTTCATGTAATGACATCTCTTGTTCAACTGGTGGGCTTGTTGTATAACTCATGTTGctaatgcagaaaaaaatatggtTTAAGTAGTATAGAGGAATGATTGTAAAAACATGGAATTTCTGCTTACACATCTGTACCTGCCCTCCTGCCTTGCCTCTTGCCTCAATTTCTGTCCAGTTGCAATAACTACTCAGCAAGTTATGGTAGCATAAGCCATAACCTGTTATTGACTGTaactgtttctttattttatattatcgAATTAGTAGAATTATAATTGAGCTAATAATATATTTCTGAATAATGAAGTAACAGAagattgatttctttctttcaaaggtttttggtggggtggggaggtccCTCTCCTTCCAAGGAAATCTAATAGGAATTTGAGGGCTGgattattttcttcctcaggGGCTGGAAGAGCTTTGTGCTAAAACAGAAATATGATTTGTTTTTTATGAAGTAGCCAACACTGGCTCTACCACAGAAGTCTTGTTTTCACAAGGTAGACCCCATGgtacagaaaatgaacaaattgttttacaatttaaaaaaaatctttaaggttGCGTTCCAGTACATTACACCACAAATGACTAAACTAAAAAAAAGTCCATCTCTTAATCCTTTATAGAACATTCCTCAAAATGTGGGTCTCACATATCCAATAGCCATAGGTAGGAACCGTCTTGTTCTGAACTGATCTTAATTCATGATAAACAGAAGGCCTTCACTAATTTGGCCTCATTAGCAGAAGTTCAGCCCAATGAGGAAAAAGTTGAATTATAGAATATTCAAAAACTTAGCCCaagaatttttattcatattagtAATTTAGGCTTTTACTGATACATTTGTACTAATTAGAATTAATTTCACACAAACAATGATTATGCTTTTAACTTCAGAAAGCTTCATATAAGTTAAATATAACCTTATAAACTTCTTTGTATTATTGTGTTCTGTAAATTGTATTTATAGTGCATTAGTTTTCTAGGactgttataacaaattaccacaaactgggtggcttacaacaacagaaatttattctctcacggttctggaggccaaaagtctgaaatcaagatgtagtcagggccacactccctcagTTAGAAAGGATTCTAAGGAAgagtcctttcttccttcttccagcttctgaggATTTCTAGCGTTTGTTGGCTTGCCGCCACCTAGCTCCAATTTCTGCCTTTATTGTCACATGTTGTTCTCCTCTGTGGgactctgtgtcttcacatggccttcttataagggcaccagtcctTGGAATGAAGGCCACCTTTAATTCAGTACAACCTCATCTAAATTTAATTACATATGCAAAGATCATAgttccaaatatggtcacattctaAGGTTCCAAGAATGTGTATTTTAGAAGGCCACTATTCATCCCAGTATGGCTAGCAGAAAGTTTAATTTTATGGCCCTGCCTAGATCAAATGTTCATGGATTATTATTAAAATGGCTCAAATCAAGGAAACTGATGACATCTAGTGCTGATAAGGATTTGGAGCAAATGAGACTAtcatatgttgctggtgggaatggtgTAATCACTATGGAAACAAgttggaagtttcttaaaaaggTAAGTATACACATATCATACAACCCAGGAATCCTGCCCCTAGGTATTtgtccaagagaaatgaagataGATGTCCACTGAAAAACTTGTAAACAAacttttatagcagctttattcatagtcaTCAagttagaaacaacccaaatgttcctcAGCTGGTGGCTGGGtgaacaaattgtggtatatccataaagggaatactattcagtggaatactattcaatggaatactaagAAGGAGTGAAGAACTGGTACATGTGATaatatgtgaaagaagccagacacaaatgtTTTTATACTGTGTCattacatttatatgacattctagaaaaggcaaaacattGGGAATAGAATCAGAtaggtggttgccaagggctgtgGTTAGGGGGAGGGGACTGGCTCCAAAGGGGCACTGGGGattcttttacattttggaattttgattgcTGTGGTGGTTACATCACTGTCTAAGTTTGTCAAAATTTAGAGAACTATACACttgaaaatgtttacttttactgTATAGAAATTATACCCCAATAAGCTACCTTGcaattccccccacccccacccaaagtTTATGAACTAGACCTGGTGGTGCTTGCCTTTTAATGTCATTTCTCCGTGTGTATGAGAGCATATTAGTTCAGTCTGTAGGATATAAGAACTTGAAAGTGCAGGAACCCCACAAGGCCCCTGCTCTGTGGCTTTCATGTTCTTTCGCCTCATGAAGTGAAGTCTGGAAATTATGTAGCAAAAAACCCCAGTTATTTTCTAGGCTATACCTGAATGTCATTTGTTGAATAACTAAATCAGTTTAGGATATACTAATACATATAGAAGGGACagttgtcttttagtgttttgtttgGCGACAGTTTTGTAAGACATATTATCGGAAGAAGCCAAATAAGAAACTGTACATCTATTTGTGGTGTACGGTGTGAAAACATTTAGTGAAAGCTACATTCTCAGTTCTTTGTAAAGCACATCACATCCCTTGATGTCTGAATGTACTTAGTTTaacattgttatttattttgaaagttattGGCTCATCATAGATATTGCAATTCTGCAAATTTACTTTCAGTGTGGCAGAATCTAAAAATACTGTCCTATTCCCCGAACCAAAAGACATTTTTTCACTCTAAGTATTTGCATTTAGAATGTAAATGGAAAAATCCTTTGCAACTATTTTGTAGCTTGAGAGTGCACTGAGTTCTTTGGTGACTGTTAAATTTTATGAATAGACAAAGCAGGTCGCAACTGCTTTATACCTTTTAGCTTTCTTGACATGGAAGGGGCGGGGGAAGTCATGGGAGGGTTCTCCCTGCCCCATTCCTGGATGGCTGCAATTTCATAATTGGAAATTAATCCCAGCCTGAAGGCTTATCTCCGAGCAGTGATGACACATCCACCTCTATTAGTAGcctgtatatacatgtgtgtgacTAACTCTACCTGATTCTTTCCTATTAATTTGCTGGGGAGAAAGCTGTGAGAGGAATGCACATGGGCGTTGGCTTTTGAAGATTACTAAATAGAGGGAGCACACGtggaagaaagtgaaaacagaaaaagcaagtaATGGGAGCAAACCCAGAGCTGACATCCCCCACAATCTGCTCAAATCTAGCTGTTCGTTGACCATCATTACGCAGCAGATCGCTACAGGGAGATATGAAGtcacaggcaacaaaggacaCTTGGCTTATGCGGGCACTCCATGTTTGTCCTTAGTTAAATTTTGAATGGCCTttggtattaaaattttatataaaggatAAAATTCTTGAGAGCTTTGCCACTGTTTAAGTTACCTTCATCCATATTCCTCTACACCAGTTGTCCCCTGTCACCTGATTTCACAAAGGACTCCATACTCCCACACTTTCTTTGGGCCATCAGCTGGCCTATTTCCTTCTCTGCTCTCTAAAAGGGATTCTATCTCATAGGAAAATCCATTCAGTGTGAATGGATTTTGCTGATTTACCCATCTATTCTTGCTGAGAACCAGACATATGCATGTCCGGGTTCACTGGCCAGAGTTAGCTGTGCTACTCACGGTGGTGAGGCAGAGTAAACTACTGACCcatctgcagtggattgaattgtgtccccccaatcTCATTCCATACTGTAACTGTTCAGAGTAGGAAGTCCTATCACAGAATTtgaaggtggagtcttgaagaggtgatttgaatgtaaaaccatgccatagtgaatggattaataatgatggtcaggggcgtggttctgaggactttaaaaggagaacatgtgagagtctctctgtctctctgctctgccatttctgccacgagacccctgggtcactgtcaccaccactaagaccctcatcagatgtgttctctggactttggacttcccagcctccaaaattataagcaataaattttattttcttataaatcacccagatccaggtattttgttataaacaacagaaatggactaataccccTTCTATAAAGGGATTTaacctgttattttttaaatgacagcttCATTGAAATGTGACTCACTTTACATTTaattcacccatttgaagtatacaattcagtgttaACCAGACATTTAAGGCCTTACTAGCCTGTTTTAACCAAGGGATATAACTGAGAATGATCATTTTATGGAACCAACAAAATGTTCATTCACAGGATAAAATGGAGTCAAGAGACTATTTTACATCTGTATAGGGCTTCATACAGTTTTTGAAGTAAATTTTGAAGATATTCATCAACATTACTAAGTTTCTTTCTCATGGCCACTCACTATGTTCAGGGAGGCCTAACTAAATGTACATAACTAAACATTTGAATTCAGGGCAAAATGTAATAATTTCTATAAGAGAGGAATAGCCACAAAAAAGTGATACAGAAATACATGGGACAGAGAAATTCCCTCCAACTGAAGAAGACATTGGGATTCCCTGGCATGGTGGGAAAGGATACTGAAATTTGGCAAGCCTGGTGCTTAAGCAGGTCCAGGAAAGACGGTGGGAAATACGAGCAGGTGGACCAGACAGAGAAGACTGTAAGCAAGAGCACATGGTGAGAAAGTCCAAGGTATACCTGTGACTGGGGAGTAGAGGCCCCATATTGGAGGACCTTGAAAAATGGGCTAGGAATTTGGAGTCGGTCCTCTGGGCAGTGGGGGGCAGTGAAAGTTTTCAAGGAGGGGCAAGTCATGACCAGAGTCATGAAGATAATTTTTGAATTATCAGTGGTGCCAAGTGGCACAGCATTCTAGCACCTTGACACTAGATTAATATCAAAGTTTAATTGATATGGAAACTAAGATTATTTCTTTGGCAAACTCATTTGGCAGGAACTGCCAGTTCTCATGCCATAGCCCAGGTTAACCAATTCTTATGACCTTTctactgaaaaatataaagtactttggctttttgttttgtgcACATTGAGAAGCAGTATgcacttctcttttttcttggcaaCCTTTATCGGCCTATTCGTAGGG encodes the following:
- the ENPP5 gene encoding ectonucleotide pyrophosphatase/phosphodiesterase family member 5, producing MTSKFLLVSFTLAAQTLSTTFSLQPDQQKVLLVSFDGFRWDYLYKVPTPHFHYVMKSGVHVKQVTNIFITKTYPNHYTLVTGLFAENHGIVANEMFDPILNKSFSLGHMNIYDSEFWEEATPIWITNQRAGHTSGAAMWPGADVKIHKRFPTHYMPYNESVSFEDRVAKIIEWFTSKEPINLGLLYWEDPDDMGHQLGPDSPLMGPVISDIDNKLGYLIQMLKKAELWNILNLIITSDHGMTQCSKERIIELDQYLDKDHYTLIDQSPVAAILPKEGKFDEVYEALTHAHPNLTVYKKEEIPERWHYKYNNRIPPIIAVADKGWYILQNKSDDLMLGNHGYDNALAEMHPIFLAHGPAFRKNFTKEAMNSTDLYPLLCHLLNITTMPHNGSFRNVKDMLNSATPKAIPYTQSTTHVLGSIKPSEYEYEQEEAYPYFIGVALGSTIVIVFFVIFIKHLIQSQMPALQDMQAEIAQPLLQA